The region CATGTTCGCGGGGTTCATCGACGACCCGGACGAGGTCGAGGCGCGCTGCACCCTGGCGTTCGCGCTGGCGATCGGCCGCCACTTCATCGCCGTGGACCACCCGGGCCGCACCCACCGCGAGGCGATCGTGCTCGCCGGGGACCACCTCCTGCGCCCCTGAGCCGTTTCGTCGCCGCCCCGGAGTAGCCTCCCCCCATGGTGGAGACCCCTGTCCTGGACTGGCTGCTCGACTCCGACCCGAGTCTGCGCTGGCGCGTGGAGCGCGACCTCGCGCGCGCCCCGGAGGAGGTGTGGCGGGCCACCCGCGCCCGGGTCCCGCACGAGGGCTTCGGCGCGGCGCTGCTCGCCCGCCAGGACCCCGACGGCCTGTGGGCGGGCGGCGCCTACTTCCCCGCGGACGCCTCCCGGGACGAACCCGGCCAGCCCTGGACGGCCACCACCTGGTCGCTCAACGCCCTGCGCGAATGGGGCGTGGAGCCCGGCGCGCTGCGGCCGGACACCGCGGGCCTGCTGGCGCGCAACGCCCGCTGGGAGTACGAGGGCCTTCCGTACTGGAGCGGCGAGGTCGACGCCTGCATCAACGCCTACACCCTGGCCAACGGCGCCTGGCTGGGCGCCGACGTGTCGGCGATCGCCGACTGGTTCCCCCGGCACCGGCTCGCCGACGGCGGCTGGAACTGCATGTGGGTGGAGGGGGCGACCCGCTCCTCGTTCCACTCCACGCTGAACTCCGTGCGGGGCATCCTCGACCACGAGGTCCGCACCGGCGGCACCGCCGCCCTGCGCGAGGCCCGGCACGCGGCTCAGGAGTACCTGCTCGAACGCGCCCTGTTCCGGCGGCTGTCCACCGGCGAGCCGCACCCGTGGGCGACGCACCTCGCCTACCCGTTCCGCTGGCACTACAGCGTGCTCAGGGCCGTCGACCACTTCCGCGCGGCGTCCCTGCACGAGGGCACCGCGCCCGACCCGCGGCTGGCCGAGGCGGTCGGGCTGATCCGCGCCGCCCGCGACGCCGACGGCACCTGGCACCAGCGGCAGCGGTACGAGGGCCGGGTGTGGTTCGAGGTGGACGCCCCGCCGGGCGAGCCGTCCAGGGGACTCACCTTCCACGCCCTGCGCGTCCTCGACTGGTGGGACACCGCACGGGAGTAGAGGACCGGACCTGACCTCTTCGCCTGCGAGGGTGGTCCCAGGCCGCGGGGGACGCGGCGTCCCGGCGCGGGCCGGGAGGGACGCACGGAGGTACACGCCATGACCGTTCTGGACGACCGGGCGCTCAACCGCGCCTCGCTCGCCCGGCAGGGCCTGCTCGAACCCTCCGACCGGTCGGCCCTGGACATGGTGTCCCACCTGTGCGGGCTCCAGGCCCAGGAGCCGCAGGAGCCGTTCGTCGGCCTGTGGTCCCGGCTGCGCGGGTTCGAGGCGCCGGCGCTGTCGGACCTGCTGGCCGGACGCCGCGTGGTGCGGCTCCCCCTCATGCGCCGCACCATCCACCTGATGGTCGCGGAGGACGTGCTGGCCTGGCGCTCCCGGTTCGACACCATGCTGCGCCAGAAGGTCACCGGGGTCTACCGCCGGGAACTCGACGGCGTGGACCTGGACGAGCTGGAGGCCGCCGGCCGGGCGGTGCTGGCCGACGGTGAGCCCCGCACCACGGCCGAACTCGTCGACGCGGTCATCGACCGCTGGCCCGGCGGGCACCGGCGGGCGCTGGGCGAGATGCTGGTCTCCGCGCTGATCCCGCTCGTGCAGACCCCGCCGCGCGGGCTATGGCGCACCAAGGGGGGAGTGCGGGTCGCGCTCCTGTCGGACTGGACCGGTCGCGAGCCCGCCCCCCACGACCCCGACGGCACCGACCCGGTCGGTCGGGAGCTCGTGCGGCGCTACCTCGCCGCCTACGGGCCCGCCACCTCCAGCGACCTGCGCGCGTGGTGCGGTGTGGCCGGGCTGCCCGCCGCGGTGGCCGCGGTCCGCGACGAGCTGGTGTCCTTCCGCGACGCGAACGGCCGCGAGCTGCTGGACCTGCCCGGCGCCCCGCTGCCCGACCCCGACACCACCGCGCCGGTGCGGTTCCTCCCCGCGTTCGACAACGCCGTCCTGGGCTACCAGTACCGCGGCCGGATCATCGACGACGAGCACCGCGGCCTGTCCGTGGCCGGCGAGCGCGTGGTGCTGGTGGACGGCCGGGTCACCGCGACCTGGACGAGCAGGGACGACACCGTGTCCGTCGCCCCGCTGCGCCCGCTCACCGCGGCGGAACGGGACGCCGTCGCCGAACAGGCC is a window of Nocardiopsis changdeensis DNA encoding:
- a CDS encoding winged helix DNA-binding domain-containing protein, which translates into the protein MTVLDDRALNRASLARQGLLEPSDRSALDMVSHLCGLQAQEPQEPFVGLWSRLRGFEAPALSDLLAGRRVVRLPLMRRTIHLMVAEDVLAWRSRFDTMLRQKVTGVYRRELDGVDLDELEAAGRAVLADGEPRTTAELVDAVIDRWPGGHRRALGEMLVSALIPLVQTPPRGLWRTKGGVRVALLSDWTGREPAPHDPDGTDPVGRELVRRYLAAYGPATSSDLRAWCGVAGLPAAVAAVRDELVSFRDANGRELLDLPGAPLPDPDTTAPVRFLPAFDNAVLGYQYRGRIIDDEHRGLSVAGERVVLVDGRVTATWTSRDDTVSVAPLRPLTAAERDAVAEQAEELSAFLSDGGSRRVRIDG